A region from the Lentisphaera profundi genome encodes:
- a CDS encoding MerC domain-containing protein, with protein sequence MLKKLNADLIGSIASIICLIHCLFMPWILMFSGVWLSQYFSHPLFHHLMLIVALIIGIPVFLRSYFKYNSKLVLFLGIIGLSLTSYGTFRQEPCCPHDLKQNITLVECSDCDLIVTQPETKTDLPSFNLSSTQENIELEDNFRSVPLGVAFILLAHILNFKHRKKCKIQCCTN encoded by the coding sequence ATGCTAAAAAAACTTAATGCCGACCTTATCGGTAGTATTGCCTCAATAATCTGTCTTATACACTGCCTCTTCATGCCATGGATTCTCATGTTTTCAGGAGTTTGGTTAAGTCAATATTTTAGTCACCCACTCTTTCATCACTTAATGCTTATCGTCGCTTTGATAATAGGTATTCCTGTCTTTCTAAGATCTTACTTTAAATACAATTCAAAACTTGTATTATTTTTGGGCATCATAGGACTTAGTTTAACTAGCTATGGCACTTTTAGACAAGAACCATGCTGTCCTCATGATTTAAAACAAAATATTACTCTAGTAGAATGCAGTGATTGTGACTTAATAGTAACACAGCCTGAAACTAAGACTGATTTACCGTCTTTTAATCTAAGTTCTACTCAAGAAAATATAGAGTTAGAAGATAATTTTCGATCAGTACCTTTGGGAGTCGCTTTTATTTTATTAGCCCATATTTTGAACTTCAA